One Fusobacterium sp. IOR10 DNA segment encodes these proteins:
- a CDS encoding glucose-1-phosphate adenylyltransferase encodes MMKKEMVAMILAGGQGSRLKLLTKNNAKPAVPFGGKYRIIDFPLSNCSNSGIDAVGVLIQYKPRILNTYIGIGRTWDLDRNFGGINLLPPFMQENGGFWYKGTANSIYQNIDFISDYDPEYVLILSGDHIYKMDYNKMLKYHKERNADATIAVIDVPLEEASRFGIMNVKGDHEVYEFEEKPEHPKSTLASMGVYIFNWKELKKALIEDEENEKSTNDFGKDIIPKLLGEGKKLVVYPFEGYWKDVGTLESLWEANMDLLNPRKKFDIFDNDWRIYSKALNKPSQVIGETANIKNSLITEGCVIDGTVENSVLFSGVIVEKGAHIKDSVIMCNSVIGSGAVVERAIFGNNVSVANGKRVYGKSEILLIEEDRKVQEDIIK; translated from the coding sequence ATTATGAAAAAAGAGATGGTAGCGATGATTCTAGCTGGGGGGCAAGGGAGCAGGCTAAAATTACTTACGAAAAATAATGCAAAACCAGCAGTTCCCTTTGGTGGAAAATATAGAATTATAGATTTTCCTTTAAGTAATTGTTCCAATTCAGGGATAGATGCAGTTGGAGTTTTAATTCAATATAAACCTAGGATATTAAATACTTACATAGGTATAGGAAGAACTTGGGATTTAGATAGAAACTTTGGTGGAATTAATTTATTGCCCCCTTTTATGCAAGAAAATGGCGGATTTTGGTATAAGGGTACAGCTAACTCAATATATCAAAACATTGACTTTATCAGTGATTATGACCCAGAATATGTATTAATACTATCAGGGGATCACATTTACAAAATGGATTACAACAAAATGCTAAAATACCATAAGGAAAGAAATGCAGATGCTACAATAGCTGTAATAGATGTTCCCCTAGAAGAAGCTAGTAGATTTGGAATTATGAATGTTAAAGGGGATCATGAAGTATATGAATTTGAAGAGAAACCTGAACATCCAAAGAGTACTTTAGCTTCAATGGGTGTATATATATTTAACTGGAAAGAGTTAAAAAAAGCCTTAATTGAAGATGAAGAAAATGAAAAATCTACAAATGATTTTGGTAAGGATATAATTCCTAAACTACTTGGAGAGGGTAAAAAATTAGTGGTCTATCCATTTGAAGGTTATTGGAAAGATGTTGGAACATTGGAAAGTCTATGGGAAGCAAATATGGATCTACTAAATCCTAGAAAGAAATTTGATATATTTGATAATGATTGGAGAATATACTCTAAAGCTTTAAATAAACCAAGTCAAGTGATTGGAGAAACTGCTAATATTAAAAACTCTTTAATTACTGAAGGATGCGTTATTGATGGAACAGTTGAAAATTCAGTTCTTTTTTCAGGGGTAATTGTGGAAAAGGGAGCTCACATTAAAGACTCAGTTATAATGTGTAATTCTGTAATTGGTTCAGGGGCAGTTGTTGAGAGAGCTATTTTCGGAAATAATGTCTCTGTTGCAAATGGAAAAAGAGTATATGGGAAATCTGAAATTCTTTTAATAGAAGAGGATAGAAAAGTTCAAGAGGATATTATCAAATAA
- the glgA gene encoding glycogen synthase GlgA, whose amino-acid sequence MKILFVASEAAPFIKTGGLADVAHSLPKALKKSKVDIRVIIPKYKKISSEYTEKMDKVGEFTVPVGWRNQYCGLYHLKYDGVDFYFMDNEYYFKRNEPYGHFDDGEIFSFFSRGVLESIKHMDGFIPDVIHCNDWHSGMVPVLLDAFYRYDVRYQKIRTLFTIHNLKYQGIFSKTILGELLGLDNSYFTEEKLKFYDGVSFIKGGLIYSDIVTTVSKTYAEEIKTPYFGENLDGLLNGIDYKLYGIVNGIDYSEYNPRKDKNLFKEYGITTMKNKVINKEALQKEMGLPVDKDIPVMGMITRLVGQKGLDLVKGVIEDIISLDLQLIVVGTGDEMYEDLFNYYGNKYPNKVKAYIGFNESVARRVYAGSDMFLMPSQFEPCGIGQLIALRYGTVPIVRETGGLRDTVQAYDHKKKTGNGFSFTNYNAHDMLHVIKLAMETFKNKKEWLGIEKNAMRSEISWKESAKKYRDIYKKLKED is encoded by the coding sequence ATGAAAATATTATTTGTAGCTTCTGAGGCAGCCCCATTTATAAAAACTGGAGGGCTTGCAGATGTAGCTCATTCGTTGCCAAAGGCTTTAAAAAAATCCAAGGTGGATATTAGGGTAATTATACCAAAGTATAAGAAAATATCCTCTGAGTATACGGAGAAAATGGATAAGGTAGGGGAGTTTACAGTTCCAGTTGGATGGAGAAATCAGTATTGTGGACTATACCATTTAAAATATGATGGGGTAGATTTTTATTTTATGGATAATGAGTATTATTTCAAAAGAAATGAGCCCTATGGACATTTTGACGATGGGGAAATTTTTTCTTTCTTCTCAAGGGGAGTACTAGAGTCAATAAAACATATGGATGGATTTATTCCTGATGTTATCCATTGTAATGACTGGCATTCAGGTATGGTTCCAGTTTTATTAGATGCTTTTTATAGATATGATGTTAGATATCAAAAAATAAGAACTCTATTTACAATACATAATTTAAAATATCAAGGAATTTTTTCCAAAACTATTTTAGGGGAGCTATTAGGTCTTGATAATTCATACTTCACTGAGGAAAAATTGAAATTTTATGATGGAGTATCCTTTATTAAGGGTGGATTAATATATTCAGACATTGTTACTACAGTTAGTAAAACCTATGCAGAGGAAATCAAAACTCCATATTTTGGAGAAAATTTAGATGGACTGTTAAATGGTATAGACTATAAACTTTATGGAATTGTAAATGGAATAGACTACAGTGAATATAATCCAAGAAAAGATAAAAATCTTTTCAAGGAATATGGAATTACAACTATGAAAAATAAAGTGATAAACAAAGAGGCATTACAAAAGGAAATGGGTCTACCAGTTGATAAAGATATTCCTGTTATGGGAATGATAACTAGATTAGTTGGACAAAAGGGACTTGACCTAGTTAAAGGTGTAATAGAAGATATAATCTCTTTGGATTTACAACTTATTGTTGTGGGAACTGGAGATGAAATGTATGAGGATTTATTTAATTACTATGGTAATAAATATCCAAATAAAGTAAAAGCATACATTGGATTTAATGAATCAGTGGCAAGAAGAGTTTACGCTGGTTCAGATATGTTCTTAATGCCTTCACAATTTGAGCCTTGTGGAATTGGACAACTTATAGCTCTGAGATATGGAACTGTTCCAATTGTTAGGGAAACTGGGGGATTACGCGATACTGTACAAGCCTATGATCACAAGAAAAAAACAGGAAATGGATTCTCATTTACAAATTACAATGCCCATGACATGCTACATGTAATTAAACTTGCTATGGAAACATTTAAAAATAAAAAAGAATGGCTTGGAATTGAAAAAAATGCAATGAGGTCAGAAATTAGTTGGAAAGAATCAGCTAAAAAATATAGAGATATTTACAAAAAATTAAAAGAAGATTAG
- the glgD gene encoding glucose-1-phosphate adenylyltransferase subunit GlgD: MEKRYLGIISATENRDDLRRLAAHRSIGAIPLGGKYRVIDFVLSNMVNAGITTIAVLAESDSRSLRDHVGTGRAWDLNRRHGGIFVFSDTAKERLTYDIKMLKDNIEYLVKSKEENVVISSTHLISSFDLKKAMDKHESSGADITAVYKKVNTADSEYLDLGVFDFNGDGTIEGVHRNQGKDKKANISMEMFILSKELLLDLIEKCSYINYSRNSTSIIYEQIGKLNIKGYEYTGYLGVVNSLLSYFKTNMDMLSVETTKELFFDEENPVYSKSKDSSPTEYYETSKVSNALIANGCKIKGEVKKSIISRSVVIEEGAYIENSIILQNCTIKSGVKLKNVILDKNVTLSEGTELKGSELYPLVIEKELTRYEK; the protein is encoded by the coding sequence ATGGAAAAAAGATATTTAGGTATAATCAGTGCCACAGAAAATAGAGATGATCTTAGAAGGTTAGCTGCTCATAGATCAATAGGAGCAATTCCTCTAGGGGGAAAATATAGAGTTATAGACTTTGTTTTATCTAATATGGTAAATGCAGGGATAACTACAATTGCAGTTTTAGCAGAAAGTGATTCAAGATCTTTAAGGGACCATGTTGGAACTGGTAGAGCTTGGGATTTAAATAGAAGGCACGGTGGAATATTTGTTTTCAGTGATACTGCAAAGGAACGTTTAACTTATGATATTAAAATGTTAAAGGATAATATAGAGTATTTAGTTAAATCAAAGGAAGAAAATGTAGTAATTTCTTCAACTCACTTAATATCAAGCTTTGATTTAAAAAAAGCAATGGACAAACATGAAAGTTCAGGGGCTGATATAACAGCAGTTTATAAGAAAGTTAATACAGCTGACAGTGAATATTTAGATCTAGGAGTATTTGACTTTAATGGAGATGGAACTATAGAAGGAGTTCATAGAAATCAAGGGAAGGATAAAAAAGCAAATATTTCAATGGAGATGTTTATTTTAAGTAAAGAACTATTGTTAGATCTAATTGAAAAATGTTCTTACATAAATTATTCTCGTAATTCAACTTCTATAATATATGAACAAATTGGAAAATTAAATATAAAAGGTTATGAATACACTGGTTATTTAGGTGTGGTTAACTCTTTACTTTCATATTTCAAAACTAACATGGATATGTTGTCAGTTGAAACAACAAAGGAATTATTTTTCGATGAGGAAAATCCAGTATATAGTAAGTCAAAGGATTCTTCCCCAACAGAATACTATGAAACATCAAAGGTTTCAAATGCTTTAATTGCAAATGGTTGTAAAATAAAAGGTGAAGTTAAAAAAAGTATAATCTCAAGAAGTGTAGTTATAGAAGAGGGAGCTTATATTGAAAACAGTATAATATTACAAAATTGCACTATAAAAAGTGGTGTTAAACTAAAAAATGTAATTTTAGATAAAAATGTTACCTTGTCAGAGGGAACAGAACTTAAGGGAAGTGAACTATATCCCTTGGTAATAGAAAAGGAATTAACTAGATATGAAAAATAA